The genomic DNA TGTGGTGAGTTCGACCGCGACCTGGGCGCCGGTCTCCGCAAGGGTCTCCAGCTTGTCGCCGCGGCTGAGTGCGGCCACCAGCTCCATGTCGTCGGCGGCCTCGACGGCTCGTACCGCTTCGGATCCGATACGGCCCTTGGCGCCGAGAACGGCCACGCGCAGCTTGCTCATTGCTCTGCTTCCTTACGGGTGGATTAGGAGACCGCTTCGTCGAGGCGGCCGGCCTGCTTGTCCTTGAGCGGACCGATGACGGAGAGCGAGGGGCGCTGTCCGAGTACCTCGCCGGCCACTGCCCGGACGTCGTCCGGGGTGACCTGCGCTATCCGGCTCAGCATGTCGTCGACCGACATCTGCTCGCCCCAGCACAGCTCGCTCTTGCCGATACGGTTCATCAGGGCGCCGGTGTCCTCCAGGCCGAGGACGGTGGAGCCGGAGAGCTGCCCGATGGCGCGGCCGATCTCTTCGTCGCTCAGTCCGTCGGACGCTACCCGGTCGAGTTCGTCGCGGCAGATCTTCAGGACGTCGTGGACCTGGCTGGGCCGGCACCCCGCGTACACGCCGAAGAGTCCGCAGTCGGCGAAGCCCGAGGTGTACGAGTACACGCTGTAGGCGAGGCCGCGCTTCTCCCGTACCTCCTGGAAGAGGCGGGAGCTCATGCCACCGCCCAGGGCGGTGTTGAGTACCCCGAGCGCCCAGCGTCGGTCGTCGGTGCGGGCGAGGCCGGGGACGCCGAGGACGACATGGGCCTGCTCTGTCTTGCGGTTCAGCAGCTCGACCCGGCCCGCGGTGCGGAGGGTGCGGGACCCTTCGCGGGGTGCGACCGGGACGGCATCCGTGCGCGACAGGGCGCCGGCGCGCTCGAAGGCCTTGCGGACCTGGCGTACGACCGTGGCGTGGTCGACGTTGCCGGCGGCGGCGACGACCAGGTGGGTGGGGTCGTAGTGCTTCTTGTAGAAGCGGGCGATCTGACCACGGTTCAGCGCGTTGATCGTGTCGACCGTGCCGAGGACCGGGCGGCCCAGGGGCGTGTCGCCGAGCATCGTGTGCGCGAACAGGTCGTGCACGCAGTCGCCCGGGTCGTCCTCGGTCATCGCGATCTCTTCGAGGATGACGCCACGCTCGGCGTCGACGTCCTCGGCGGCGATCAGCGAGCCGGTCAGCATGTCGCAGACGACATCGATGGCCAGCGGCAGGTCGGTGTCGAGGACCCGCGCGTAGTAGCAGGTGTACTCCTTCGCCGTGAAGGCGTTCATCTCGCCGCCGACCGCGTCGATCGCGGACGAGATGTCGAGGGCGCTGCGCTTGGCCGTGCCCTTGAAGAGGAGGTGCTCGAGGTAGTGCGTCGCGCCGTTCAGGCTGGGCGTCTCGTCGCGTGATCCGACGTTGGCCCAGATACCGAAGGTGGCGGAGCGTACGGAGGGCAGGGTCTCGGTGACGATCCGGAGGCCGCCGGGGAGAACCGTGCGGCGAACGGTGCCGATGCCGTTGGTGCCCTTGAGAAG from Streptomyces sp. NBC_01707 includes the following:
- a CDS encoding pitrilysin family protein codes for the protein MTSRSSVATARTSSEARAVARTQTLLKGTNGIGTVRRTVLPGGLRIVTETLPSVRSATFGIWANVGSRDETPSLNGATHYLEHLLFKGTAKRSALDISSAIDAVGGEMNAFTAKEYTCYYARVLDTDLPLAIDVVCDMLTGSLIAAEDVDAERGVILEEIAMTEDDPGDCVHDLFAHTMLGDTPLGRPVLGTVDTINALNRGQIARFYKKHYDPTHLVVAAAGNVDHATVVRQVRKAFERAGALSRTDAVPVAPREGSRTLRTAGRVELLNRKTEQAHVVLGVPGLARTDDRRWALGVLNTALGGGMSSRLFQEVREKRGLAYSVYSYTSGFADCGLFGVYAGCRPSQVHDVLKICRDELDRVASDGLSDEEIGRAIGQLSGSTVLGLEDTGALMNRIGKSELCWGEQMSVDDMLSRIAQVTPDDVRAVAGEVLGQRPSLSVIGPLKDKQAGRLDEAVS